From the genome of Flavobacterium sediminis:
AGAACTTCAAAATGAGTTCCCGACAACCGGCGGGTCGGAACGATTTATAGCCTATCTTGAAAAAGAAGTGCAACCTTATATTAACACCAACTATCCGACCAATGGAACCAATATCATCATCGGACAATCACTGGGTGGTTTGTTAGCTACAGAGATCCTATTGAAAAAACCGGAACTCTTCACACATTTTTTAATTACAAGCCCAAGTTTGTGGTGGGATAACCAATCGTTGCTTAAAGACGCTAAAACACTTTTAAGCCAACACGATTACCACAATACTTTTATTTATCTAGCCGTTGGCGAACAAGAACATAAAGTAATGGTCAAAGATGCGCAGACACTTGAAAAATTATTAACAGAACGAAAAGATTTGAAAATACACTTTGCCCTGTTTCCGGAAGAAAACCATGCTACCATTTTACATAACAGTATTTACAAGGCTTTCCTGTTGCAATATCCTCTGAAGAATTAGTTATTCAACAACCCACCTTCTTCTTTTTTGTCATTGTTAAGCATGTTGTTCTCTACTTTTGCCAATCTGTTTTTCGTAGGAATCTTGTAATTCAACGAAAACCCTACTCTTCTTGAATCGTATTTACTATCGTACAACAAGTTGGTTCCTATAGCTCCGAGTTTCTGTTTATTGGTATTAAAAACATCATTTATATAAACGGACATCGACAAATTATTATTCAAAAACTTTTTAGAGAATGTCAGATCAAATTGCTGACTTAAAGGATATCTGATAGCATAATATTGATAATTCCCTCCTTTTGTTGAGGTATTATAATTGGCCGTAAATTTAATTTTTGCCGGTAATTGAAGTTGCGACATCAAATTAAATACCCAAAACCCTTTATAATCAATATCGTCCAAAACATGTTTTTGATGTCCCACATAGAAATACATAAAATTAATTTCGTCAGGATTAAAATTAAAACTTAAGGTTTCTTTTAAACCTTTTGTAAACAGCATATAAGGTATAGGCAATCCGAAATTAAAATTGTGGACAGTCAGTCTAGGAACGTTAATCGAGGTACTTGCAGCACCGTCATTGGTTTGTATAATTCTATTAACCACCTGATTATTGGCATCACTAACGGAATACCCTATAAAGAAATATTCGTATGCACTTAACCGGATCTCATAGTTGTCAAAAATCGTAGGATCTAAATTAGGATTTCCGTAAAATGACACATTCGGATTCTGATAATTGGTATTATTAGGGTTTAACGCATAAGTATTAGGTAAGCTGATCTTTTTATTGTAATTAGCATTAAAAGAAACCTGCTCCATTAAGTTGTACTGAACGGTAGCATTCGGAAAAAACTTCACTAAATCAAAAGGCGTTAAAGAACCTGTATCTGTATTTCCTTCAATTTTATAAGATTCCAGTCTTCCTCCTAAAATAAAATCAAACTTTTTATATGTCGTTTGCCATTCTGTATACGCCGCTAATGTTGTTCGCCAATAATCTAAATTTTCTGTCCCGAAACTTTTGGTTGTAAAATCCAATCGGTCCGCTAAAGCACCTACACTCCATTTCGATTCTTCTAAGAAATTGACTTCTTGCGAATAATCCGTTTTAAATTGATAGAATTTCTGGTCTGATAAATTTTCAAGTCCGAAACTATTCGTATCTCTGGATAAAAGCCCGAAATCATTAGTGTTTACATTATAATTGAATCGAAAATCAAGTTTCTTTGTAATGTCTTCAAATCGTTTCTGATAGGTCAGCATAACGTCATGACGGTCTATGTCTGTCATCCCTTTATCAGAAGAGGTAAAACCAAATCCTTCCGCATTAATATAAGACGTATTAGCACTGGTGTTAAAATCATAATTCACTAACAGACGATCTTTCTTAAAATCAAATTTTAATCCTGTTTTGATGAAATAAAAACGATTAATTCTATCCGATACATTTTTAGAAATAACCTCATCCGGACTATAGAAGTTACTCCTTTGATAAGATTCGTTATAACTTTGGCCAACCTGTACCTGCCAACCCAGAATACTATTTTTAGCACTTACCAGTAAACTGTTGTTGAACTTATGTCTCGAATCATCATATTTGGTATAACTATAACCGT
Proteins encoded in this window:
- a CDS encoding alpha/beta hydrolase, giving the protein MTRFFQILTLSIITLTVNAQEISKKAFTIGEQIEWFSKELNEKRSLNIFLPQDYNSDKKYQVIYLLDGSSHEDFLHICGLVQFFDLQFQMPETIVVGITNVDRKRDFTFPTTDKELQNEFPTTGGSERFIAYLEKEVQPYINTNYPTNGTNIIIGQSLGGLLATEILLKKPELFTHFLITSPSLWWDNQSLLKDAKTLLSQHDYHNTFIYLAVGEQEHKVMVKDAQTLEKLLTERKDLKIHFALFPEENHATILHNSIYKAFLLQYPLKN
- a CDS encoding TonB-dependent receptor domain-containing protein is translated as MRFFVLLIALSCISNVSKAQNKAAQDSLKTKELNEVIVVQKKKAIEQKADRTIFDFSEQAHLNSGSVMEGLKKLPGLIISDVAGMMYQGKQLEVYMDGRPLNIYSNELNSYLESLPANAIEKVEVITQPGAEFPATSGGAIINIVTSKRAKNYLTATYSNGYSYTKYDDSRHKFNNSLLVSAKNSILGWQVQVGQSYNESYQRSNFYSPDEVISKNVSDRINRFYFIKTGLKFDFKKDRLLVNYDFNTSANTSYINAEGFGFTSSDKGMTDIDRHDVMLTYQKRFEDITKKLDFRFNYNVNTNDFGLLSRDTNSFGLENLSDQKFYQFKTDYSQEVNFLEESKWSVGALADRLDFTTKSFGTENLDYWRTTLAAYTEWQTTYKKFDFILGGRLESYKIEGNTDTGSLTPFDLVKFFPNATVQYNLMEQVSFNANYNKKISLPNTYALNPNNTNYQNPNVSFYGNPNLDPTIFDNYEIRLSAYEYFFIGYSVSDANNQVVNRIIQTNDGAASTSINVPRLTVHNFNFGLPIPYMLFTKGLKETLSFNFNPDEINFMYFYVGHQKHVLDDIDYKGFWVFNLMSQLQLPAKIKFTANYNTSTKGGNYQYYAIRYPLSQQFDLTFSKKFLNNNLSMSVYINDVFNTNKQKLGAIGTNLLYDSKYDSRRVGFSLNYKIPTKNRLAKVENNMLNNDKKEEGGLLNN